In a genomic window of Magnolia sinica isolate HGM2019 chromosome 16, MsV1, whole genome shotgun sequence:
- the LOC131229356 gene encoding UPF0496 protein 1-like: protein MGGQFSKKSGESPPVLHINDNLPYTAELSSYEAACRLDPELQSFDTTLQARTNRVISTLAIGVEVRSLSFDSLKEVTGCLLEMNQEVVKVILDCKQDIWKNQELFDLVEEYFENSLQTLDFCTALEKCLKRARDSQLILHVALQQFEEEGVEGRKYSRTLEELKNFKAAGDPFTEEFFQVFQTVYKQQVSMLEKLQLRKSKIDKKLKTVKAWRKVSSIIFAAAFAAVLICSVVAAAMAAPPVAAALAAATAIPLGSMGKWFDSLWKDYEVALKGQKEVISSMQVGTYIAIKDLDSIRVLVDRLEVEIQSMLQNASFALGEEEAVKFGVVEIKKKLGVFMKSIEDLGEQADKCSRDIRRARTVVLQRIIKHPG, encoded by the coding sequence ATGGGAGGGCAATTCAGCAAGAAATCAGGCGAATCCCCGCCCGTTCTCCATATCAACGACAATCTCCCTTACACGGCCGAGCTGAGCTCCTATGAAGCAGCTTGCCGCCTTGACCCTGAGTTGCAGTCCTTCGACACCACCCTCCAGGCCCGGACGAACCGCGTCATTAGCACCCTTGCCATCGGTGTCGAGGTCCGCTCCCTCTCCTTTGATTCGCTCAAGGAAGTCACCGGCTGCCTCCTCGAGATGAATCAGGAAGTCGTCAAGGTCATCTTGGATTGCAAGCAAGACATATGGAAGAACCAAGAGCTGTTCGATCTCGTCGAGGAGTACTTCGAGAACAGCCTACAGACATTGGACTTCTGCACTGCTTTGGAGAAATGCCTGAAGCGGGCCCGCGACAGCCAACTGATCCTACACGTCGCCCTCCAGCAGTTCGAAGAGGAGGGCGTCGAAGGGCGGAAGTATTCGAGGACGTTGGAGGAATTGAAGAATTTCAAGGCGGCCGGTGACCCATTTACAGAGGAATTCTTTCAGGTCTTCCAAACAGTTTACAAGCAACAGGTATCTATGCTGGAGAAGCTACAGCTGCGGAAGAGCAAGATCGACAAGAAGCTGAAAACAGTCAAGGCCTGGCGGAAGGTCTCGAGCATTATATTCGCAGCGGCTTTCGCTGCCGTTCTGATCTGCTCAGTTGTGGCTGCTGCGATGGCAGCCCCGCCCGTTGCAGCTGCTCTGGCAGCTGCCACAGCCATCCCTCTTGGGTCAATGGGGAAGTGGTTCGATTCCCTTTGGAAAGACTATGAGGTTGCGCTGAAAGGTCAGAAGGAGGTAATTAGCTCGATGCAGGTGGGTACTTATATTGCAATCAAGGACTTGGATAGCATTCGGGTGCTCGTCGATCGGCTGGAGGTTGAGATCCAGTCAATGTTGCAGAATGCCAGTTTCGCTCTTGGGGAAGAGGAGGCAGTGAAGTTTGGGGTGGTGGAGATAAAGAAGAAGCTTGGGGTGTTTATGAAGAGTATTGAAGATTTGGGCGAGCAGGCCGATAAGTGCAGCAGGGATATAAGGAGGGCACGAACCGTCGTCTTGCAGAGGATCATAAAACATCCGGGCTGA